CcaccaatgtttttaaaattgggtTGATGAGGAAATTGATTATctgattaatttataatttgattaatttaaatcattaatttaatttattattaaattataataaatttattaaataatattaaatatttaacctatgttttaaacataaatcttacaaaattcattaaaaaataaatttatacaattattattaataataaaatatattattttctttgaaatatgaatttcaaccacaaaatagaataaaaattaagaattaagaattagaatAATAAGACTTTATCAAACCCAGTTTTATTCATACCACCAATTTTGATTAGGTTTGACCAAGTCTGATAccaaatcaatttttagtaACAATTGAACCGGATTATGAGCCAATTTCCGGATAAAATGCCCAGTCCGGTCCAGTTTTGCAAATGGTGCCAAACTCGGTCGAGATTCCTCTTTCTTCTGGTCGGATTGTAGCTTTCTTTGTTTCAACACATTTTACAATTTGTGTGAGGTTCATTGCATTCACAAAATATCATCTTTTGATGTAATAATTACACAGCAGAGCTCACTGTTAACTTTTCGGGAAAATTTTGGAAACTTTTATTAGTTGAAGCGAAATTGAATCGAGCCTTTTAGAACGTTTTCAACTCTGTGTTGGAAATTTAATAGAGCACATTGCTTTACAAAATGTAGTAGCAGAGAGAGATGAATGCAGCAATGCCAGTCAAGATACAAAGTCTGTCTAACCTGCTTTCATTCCGCATCTTCTCCTCTTTCAGCTCATTTTGCACTTTTGAGTATAAATGACATGATTCAACAACCTCGCTGTAGTTTTTGCTGCGACGGCAGCTTAGGGCTTCCTTGAGAATGAGCAAACTGTTTCTTCCATTAACATGAGAACCTTCCATGTCTTCCAACTGCATGCTCAGCTCTGTTAACTTAAGGGTTGTTTCAACACCCTCTTCCTCGGTATGGATGACTCTAAACTTCATAATCAGGATGCATTCCACAACTTGACATGGAAGAATTTCTTTAGCCGGTAGAATGGATCCAAAGCGTATCACGAAATCCTTGTCTGTTGGCCAATGCCTTTGCCCACCAAGAGGGCTCCAGCTAGCAAGATTAGCAGCttgctttatctttttgttaacAACAATCCAACTAAGCTGGAGTCCATCACGGAGCTCTTTCCATAGCTTCCcatctttcctttctttttccattGAGGAAACAGGAGGAAGACCATCAGAAACCGAAAGAGTAACTTCACCATCAGAGGTGAGAAGATCAATCCGGAATGGGCAGTTGTAGAACCAACCGTTGAATCCATCAGCATTAGGAATGCCCCACAAGACTTTTGAACATACTAGTTTATCTTTATATCTGATATCTACGATAGAAACAAAATCGGACGGTGAAATATTTTCAGATTCATCCATATCACCATAGTATTCCGCTTCAGTCCACTCTTCCAGGTACTCAAGATATCTATTCCAATGGTACTCTGTAACCTCCTTGTTAACAATAAAGGGAAAACAATCGGCATAGAACTTTCTGAACCCACCAATGGAAGATATTAAACTTTTGACATCCTCCCTGTTGGTCGAAGGCCACATAGAAGAACATACATTTTCCCATAATCTCTCCTCTTTTGAGATGGAACAGAAGGCAGCACATGTACATGCCGCAGTGGCCAAAGTTGGGCCATCAAGGCGCCTCAGTATGTCATAAAAGAGATCGCTGCTCAATGACGCCATACTCTCAACTGGTGCAACAGACCTAGCCATCTTGACCTCTGATGAACagagaaacaaataaatatgaacAATATGTTATTAACACATACACATACCGATAAAAACTCATCACAAGCTCTCCCAATAATCAcagaatttatttataaagataatgaaaaaaaaatacgaTCACACATCTTCTGACAATAAATTCAGcaaaaaaaaacaagaacatgttattttaatgttattattggAAGTCTTCATTAACCCTTCCTAAATTATACAAAGCCCTGCAACTGTTTCATCTTAGCAAGTGAGAGATGACATAAAAAAGATAGGAGACCCCATCGTACGCACTGATTTCAAGGATATGCTTCTTAACTACCTAACATACCACACCATTTCAGACCCCACCTCCCCACAAGGCATGCAACTTCATTTAAATGCAATGGCCATTATACAATTGTAATAGCTCAATAGAGCAAATTGAAGCTGAATCCTTTCAGATAAATGACTGAAACATACCACAAAGAGCTCACCCAAACTCTTTCACATTGTTGCAACAAAGGGTAATGAATCAACAGTTTCTTAACATAGTTCGATACCAACGGATGATGATTTGTAGATTTTAAACCATCGACAGCACCAGACGAAGTAGCAAGTGAGTATAGACATGGTTTAACACAACAAAAATGGTTTCGGCCATTGTTGGAGCAATATTATAAGAAGAAGAATTCTTCTACTCACCCAACATgaatctttgaaaaatataagtgaaaaaagaaCCTTAGCTGGTCAAATTTCAAGTGgttcaaacaaaattaagacAAATTAATTCACAGAAAGCCTATAACAAGGACACAGACATAAAGTTTGATCACAGAAAAAGGTTCCAATTCAAGTACAATGTCGGCAAAGGCAAGACCTGCCAGCTGTTTCAAAGACTAAAAACCTACAACAATGGCGAAATTTTAAATTCCAATGaaaaaaacaacacaaaattCACATAACAAAATCTCTACCACCACAGAtcaattaacaaaacaaaaacaaatcatcCCAATTcagaaatcaacaaaaaaacTCACACAAATTCCAAAACATCAAACAACAatcaaaaccaaaccaaatccatCACCACATCAGCTAAAGAAAACGATAAACCCAAGTAAACTGACCTCATAAATgaacaaaagaagaaaacccaGATGGATAAAATGACGAAACCGGAACGCTCAGACAAGAATCTGAAGGAATTTGAGGTTTCGTGGGTGGTTTTTGATAAGCTTAATTTAAAGTAATTGAGGTGTTGTGTCATGCCCTCACACCTTAGAAactgttaataatatttttgatcgGGTGATTGTTGTCCGATCATTTTCTAGCAGACGGGATCGCATTGTCACAGGATACTTATTGAAATAGAGTGGAccctttttcattaattttataaagtgaTGAACAGATAGGTTCAAGCCATTGTTCATCATCTAATAACCATCTTATTATATTATGATGTTGACAAAATTTAGAGGATTAAAGAAAGAACGAGGAAACTCTTAAACCCAAAAAACACTAAACATGTGTTAACCATTTATTTATTGGTGGATTCCATTTCCGTCGAAGTctttaatgttgattttttttttaaattgtaaattgaCAAATTATGGTTTTGGCCATCACAATCCTATTCCACATTTTGGTTTATAAACTCTATGGGATGAGTTCATAAATTTTACGATCATGTAATGATTCAGTATTCTGGTTTTGTCataaatagattaatttatatatgtataatttttatgcaaaaattttgtatacaaataataccaaatgataacatatcgatatttttatataaaaattatacacataattttattatatatacatacattacTCTCGAAGCCTTAAGGGGTAAGAATATAATTACATCTTCTGCAAATTTAGTTGGGCCAATTATAGTTCaaatccattaattttaatgtgCATGTGGAGGCGATCCGAAAGAAATAGGTTGcaataaatatgaatatggCTGTGCCTTGTTTCACTTTTTATAGTAACAAGATTAGACAGCTGCAATGCTATTTATCATAAATGAAATTCCTAATCACAAAGGATGTCAAGTTTGGAATTAATATAAGTACTTATATAGCTTATCCGGTGGGTTAATGAACTCTTataattgttattgttaatcaataattaaGTTGGTCAGCAATAGCTTTCTCATATGAAATGATATGGCTTTGTTTTGGTTAACTTGAAGTAAACAAGAACAGAAAGCTCTACTTGACCTAACAACAATGAaggtgtattttttaaatattggatGGTAAATTggtaacaaatttttattaccGTATTTAGCTGGAGTTTGGTGGGTAATTGGTCCACCGAGCAATGTCATGGTGGTAGCCTGGTGGTTGCTGAGCGAAAACGACACTAAATGAAAATTCATGCCTTTGTAGTTGAGATTAATTTCTCTATTTCTTACTAcctattcaattcaatttctactgatgtttaattttatgttttcagcTCAAGTTCATCAAGAAGTCGGaatttccttcattttcttttgatttctgTTTTCTTAATAAGAATATTAAGCGTGATTCCTGATTGAAATCGGTTCGTTTGAGCTATGGCGAGGCTAGGGATAAAATTGAACTGAAGCTAATAATCATAACAGTAGAAATTCAACTTACAGACTTAACAACACTAGTGAAAGCAAAACCctagaaatataatattactcaaatatgACCTTACGCATCAGAAAGTTTCTTCTCATCGGCAGATTCGGCATCggaggaggaagaggaagaCTTCTTGTCGTCTTGAACGACGTCGTCGTCCGGATCACGAGCAGGATCGGACTTGTCCATGGCGGCTCGAGCCTTGTCGAGAAACGGCTTAAAAGCTATCTCAATCGCTAGCCACCCGAGCGCAAGGGCCCCAAACACCGTCAATGCTCTCTTCATATTTCTCCGCACACTAATTTTAACTTCAgtgaaataaaatttctataGAATTAAAGGAATTGAAATTGAATGGCCGAAAATGCGTAGACCTCCCCGTtcgaaatttgaaattttatacgGGCTCAGCTTTCTTTGGGCcaggactatttttcacttgTCCATAATTCAAAAAACCAAAGTCCCAgctttatattttctttttctctttattttttttatttttcattttctcctttttattttttattttttaaaaaagtccGGATGcatggttattttttaaaaatattaagatttttaataaaaattttaataaaactttagaaatttaaaaaattttgaaagtatctttaaacttttattatacttttagataattttaaaaataataattatagacggataaaaatacaatatttaatagtgattaaattttgaataattgtaaaaatctaatgatacatttttaatagatgaaaatatattaataatttaacatttatataaatgttaattataattttataaaatttcaataaaatgataagatagttatttttaagaaaatcaaacatattcACTAATAGAAGtagaatttgattcaaaataagtttgttcaaattttaaataagtttaatttgaataagttcAAAATGAGTCTTTCGTATGCAAATCCAAACCCAATCTTGAGttgaaataaattgaaaaaactgaACATAAATCCAAACTCGAATAGGAGTTGTGCCACAGCTCACTTGTTTGTAAGTTTTTTTGAAAAAACGACGTGGTGGCTTTGCTTTCATTAGGAAATAAGAgcaaagggaaaaaataaaccATGCTCTTTCCTTCCCAGCTTTAATGCGTTAGAGACTCCAGTTCTTCCTCCTGCCGCGCCCCGCCTCCTCCAGTTCTTTCCCTTTCAATTCAACCACGACATTTTATTCTTGCTTAGTTTGAACTTTGAATGTTGTGACTAGGGcttagtttgattttattttctcgCATGCtatacatttttcatttttgggtttgtTATAAATTCTACATAGGTGAATTACATTGGATAGTATAAGAGATGGCTCATGTTGTGGGCacgaaaatttcaatttactgttaataattatttaattttatatatttgatttagtttgttCTTTATCTTGATGCTCTGGGCATTCTGGATCAGCAGATTTCTATTGCATATTGGTATATTTACACCTGTTTGCTTGAATGAATAGATTCCTATACAAACTGGAGCATTTTGCAAGCCGAACATAAACTCCGAAGTGGTGAAGGAAACCAAACAACACGAATGAGCTATCCTCTAGGCTAGGCTAACCCAAGCCAAAATCAAACTTCACCTTGCtaggattttatttaattcaaatccaaccctaaacaGAAATGaataattgatgaaaatttaatttttttaaatttaaaatataaaaatttctcaCTTCATCCGTCCTTGGGTGAAAATACTCATTTGGTCTTACACTTCTAAGCTAGTCCAAAGACATTCCTAAAATCTTTTTCATTGTCACTTTATCTTTATTCTGAATTTTTAAACAATGCTAGTAGCAAAATTATAAGCAttgatataatttcaataattttgccTGTTGCAGTTGTAATAAACAAAAATGGATATTCAGTAAATGCTAAATGTCATGCAATTGATAAAATGCTAGGTTGTTGCTGGTCCTTTCATATCTATTTTTGTAGGGTTACAAGGAACTGGAATCAAAACACTGCAGTAAAATTCAGAATCCACAATCAAATTTCCCTGGAGTAACaagtaaaatagaaaattagatAGCAAAACAACTCCTTTTTCATGTCTCTGAGCTCACCAACACACTCTCCTACAACTTAGATGTTTACATAAACCAGGTGCTGCAAAAAATTGGAATAGGAGCAACATATTTAACGGCCACCACGACCACGTCCGCGACCACGTCCACGGCCCCGACCTCGTCCCCCAACAGGCCTCCCTGAATTTTTTATGAGGATTATCATGATTAATATCCTTACTATTCATGAAACCAAAACTTAAACTAGATACAAGTTACTAacataaaatacaatttaataaagataaatgcCCATACCAGCAGTTGGCTTCTTGGGCTTGACCCTAGGTGTCTCTTCAACCAGCAATGTTTCAAGATTCAAACTGTCAGGAAGAATATAATAACGGATATTGTTGCCCCTCACACTAAGGTGATCCAAAGTTACTGGATTCTTCCCCTTAAGTGTAAGTTTCACTGTTTTCAAATGTGTGTTCATACTGATATCCACACCTATGATAAACCAGCAAATTAAACTGTCAAAAGTTTGTGAAGGATACATAATAATTCAACAAGGAATAATATACCATTCAATAAATCACCCTAAAATCTAAGCCATGGTAAATATTGACACAGCCTGCCTTGAACAAACACAaagaacatttaaataataatactgaaataaatataaattatttccaAAAATCCAAACTCTGATGACAAGTAAAAGCAAAGTCCCTGTTACCACACAATAGCACTCTGACACCAAAGCGACAAGCAGACAAGCCCCACcctcaagaagaaagaaaaatgacacATTAACCAAAAAGGTTAGGGCATGATTGTCAATGGATTTATGGATGAGGTTGGGGAAACAATAGCAAAGTGTAAGAATGTCTGTATCCGTTCCTATAAAGTTGAGAGTATCCATGAGTATGCAATGGTACTTGTGATGTGAGAGAGAGAATGTGTTAGGACTAATGTATACATATCACGCAGGAAGAAACACACTAGAGAGAGGAAACCAAAAGGTGACAGCAGATGGGGACAGGTGTCACCCCAGCAGACTCCAAGGCCTTCAGAACCAACAAAGCACAGCAGGCCACAGACAGCAGCTGCAGAAACGGTTAAAGGAATGGTCACAGATGACAGCTACGGAAACGGTTAAAGgaatataaaaaagaatgagCGTGAGGGAGAGgggggagaagaaaaatatgagaagaGTGGAGGAGAATTAAGGAGGGAGCAGACCTTTTGAAGGCTCTGCAGGCTATTTACTTattgttaagtttattttatgtaatttggtTTTTCCAGAGTAGTATTAAGGAATCATTTCTGTAATCAGAAGACATTGCTTATCAGACCTCGTTCATCACTCCCTGAAAGGTTGCTGGTGCGTTCGAAAGACCGAAAGGCATCACGAGAAATTCGTAATGTCCATCATGCGTCCAAAAAGCTGTCTTCTCTATATCTTCTTCTCTGATTCGGATTTGGTGGTAGCCAAATTTCAGATCCAGCTTACTGAAAATTGTTGCACCAGCCAATTCGTCGAACAATTCATCAATGGCGGAAATCGGAAATTTGTCTGGGATAGTAACCTTGTTGAGAGCGCGGTAGTCGACACAAAATCTCCAACCTCCATCCTTTTTCTTCACTAATAGCACGGGACTAGAGAACGGGCTTACGCTTGGTCTAATTACTCCTGCTGCCAGCATCTCCTGAACAATTCTCTCTATCTCATTTTTCTGGAAATGTGGGTATCTGTATGGGCGTATGTTTGGGGGTGGGGCATTTGGCAAAAGTCTAATAGCATGATCTTGGGTTCTTCCTGGAGGCAGGTTAGTGGGTTCACAGAAGAGATGTTGGTACTCCTCTAACAGAATGAAAAGGAGAGGAGCCAGAACTTTTACAAATGCTAACTGTGCACAAATTTTTCTACAGGACAGAGAAAATCAGAAAACAGGCTGTCCCAATAATACAGCATCTACAGAGTGACACTcaacaaacaaaaacacaataacCTCAGGATTGGAACGTTTACACTTAAAAAGGTCATTATAACTTTAAACCCTAATTCAGcagattaaaaaacaattaaccaTTCATGACTCAAATGAGGGTCAATTTTACAATGAATTTCTTCCAGAAGTGAATGAATCTAGAGTTGCACAATCATTCAACCTATACACAAAGGGCAATGACTATAAACACTTAAGACAATGTGCAATGGTGTAACACCCCGAATTGCCTATAACCAGTCCTAACcttaaataaatgaaacaaaaatctttAATTCTTTCCACAAGAATGGAAAGGCTAAACAACTTTCATTCTAATCACACAATGCCAGATTTATCGAAAAAGATGTACACCTCTACtctaaaaaccttaaaatgtgGATAACGATGCCCTAAGATGTGAAAGCCAATCCTAATTAATATAGCAAATTTCAAGAACATAAAtagggagaaaaagaaatgagtatCCTCTAACACTTAGAAAGATTAAGGATCCTAGTATCAGTTAGTGCTTTCTGATATTAATGACCAATTTCATGCTTCGTAACTGCACAGGAAGTACTTTCATCTCCAATAATCAGTTAATGTAGAAAAGACTCCGAATGCTATTTGAGgaaaagtcaaactcaagctctgtcttgtcaaaatcatattttggaTTCAATAAAATGCTATGCTGCCTGACACCAGTTCCATAGATGTGAGTAATGCTTATATAATAACAACTAGTAAGACATGAATCCAATGATGAATAATTGACCATCCATGTGCATTCATAATAACAGTGTAAAGAAAAATACAGTAAAGGGGCATCTGTCTCATAccaaatcaaaacataaaaattggcaaattcaaaataagaaaaaaagaaaactaagaaATAGGACTTACTCCAGTTCAATTTTGAGTGATGTATGAATTAGTGAGTGTcagaactttgatgaaacaatcaTAGCCCAACTAATATAcagaaaaataacttttaagcAAAACTATCCACTAAAATCCTAAAAAAGAATGATTACATGGTATCACTAACTCAATTGTCCATAATTTTCTGTCTCCCAACAAAGAAATTATTTACTTACCACTATTGAAACACATCAATTATTTATTGTAGCTTCATGGCAGGATTCAAAGCTCAGAACCCATGCCACTCTCAAACATAAAACATTAGAACTTATCTATTGTCACAAACATACAAggcaaaacaaataaaaattatgctaAAACAAACTACGCAAAAATTTACTCCAGTCAAGTGTTCACTACCCTTTTGTTCTCCACAGTTTTCTTTTGCAAAAATAGTAGTTCTAATACCCCTAAAAATATAAGCTCAACTAGAAATTTCAAGGGGAAAAAAATTAGGAACGTCTATAGTAGTTCTAATACCCCAAAAAATTACGAACGTCTATAAAAACCCTAGGGTTTAACAAAACCCTAGATattaaaaacttcaaaaacaaaatgaagcaaaaagTGAGAGAAAGCAAGGAACCTGTGATGGTTCCGTGAACAATGGTTCCGTTCTTAAGCTCGATCGAAACGGTTTCATTGTTAAGCTTCATCAAAAACCTGTGGAGTTTaccataaaaattgaaaaaaaatcaagattaagaaactaaaaatcaatataaagcAGCACAAGGAAGAAACTAAGTTCTTGTAAACGACCTGACCAGCTTCATTGTGGCTAAGTACGACGTAAGCTAGGGCTTAGAAGCTAAAGCGAAGACTACTACTCTAAGAAGCGGGAACCGCTGCTCCGTGATCTGATCTAGGGCCCGAGTGTGCATAATGACCGGTTAAAGGTTTTTGAGTTTACTGAAACGGCGACGTACCAGGATAGAGTTTTTATTTGGGTACCCTATAGTTTAGCATAAAATCGAAACGGCcctgaaaattttgattaattatattttgtcatgatttaataagatttattgaTTTCTGCAATTTAGTGTACTACTTGATTTTTAGTGAAAAAGGCCAAACATATACTGTACCAATTTTAAGTGATAATATTactgataattaattaaaggccaaccgactatttcccacctaaagtatcatctaatctcaagtttccacctcttaattttgaaaatctcatttacccataCATAGGCAGGtaaaattaacggaactttaatcccttaaaattttatctcttttttccccctaaaccctaaaaactaactatttttcctatatgtcaagttttaaaaaaataatattttccccgtagggtttggttttcaaaCTCTAATGTCATTATCGATAGCCTCACCCTCTCGAAGTTTCCTCTCCCTTCGGTGATCTTTCTCCACTTAACTAGACGCTTGATCGACATCGAGTAAAACTTGATAGACAAAGACGAAgatcttgtcttcgtctgggaagacaataaTCTTTCTAGAAGAAGACGTTTgaaaagacgaagagcttcatctCCAGAGCTTCATCTTCGAAGCTTCATTCGACGCTAATCAGGGGTCTAGCTAAGTAAAGAGAGATTGTCGGAGGGAAAAAAAACTTCAGGAGGGATAGGTTGTTGGCAATGATgttggagtttgaaaactaaaccctaagaggggaaatgtcattttttaaaacttaacctaaaggttaaacttttagtttttaagattttgaaaaaaaaaatattaaattttaatttatttttaatattacagatgaaataataattttacttttgaaactaataaaattaaccttcatgagtgggtgtttgagattttcatagtTATAAAGTAAAAACTTGAGATTAGAGAATACTTTCAGTGGGGATAAACCCTTTAGCCTTAATTAAGTGAGTCAAATTAAGGGTTTATAGGATCACAACCAAGAAAATGAGATTTATAGAATTTGCCtcaaggcaaaaaaaaaaaggtttgatCACTGTTGACTTCTTTCACAATATGCCGATCAACCAACTCCgataatttttggccaaaattttcATTCAGCTTCTGGAAATTTTGCTTTAAAATGAGGTTTTTCAAATAACGATTTTCAATGAATAGGGttgttttgatatgattttgaagATGTAATCCaccaaatatatattaagttatTAAGTCTCTCATCGAATGTGTAATAAACCTTAAGTCTATATTGATAttgtttattcaaattataatattttaaatgtattagacTTATATTAATTAGTCAGTTTAAGTCAATCTATAGAATGTCATTAAGTTATTCAATTACTTAGTTTTAGTAAACcaacattataattaatatcgtcttacattagaaaaatttaaaactaataattattgGGTCGAAGGTCTGAACAAGTTATTTTATGAGTAAGTGTTGTTATAAAAGTTTGAAGGAATTTGGTTTTCTAAAAGTTTCACAAAGAACAATATTATGCttactcattttgaatatataaatggatacacatttatatgtgtcgatatatgatttagtattattttatatttaattcaaaatcatccaatcacataaataacatacattaaatatatatcaatttgtttactcaaaatagatatacataattttcttaTGAGATGAGCAATCCTTTTGTTTTCGTATGCCCTGTATTCGAGTTGTAGCATCTTTCTATCCAACTAAAATTCAAGCACAAGAGGTTTCTTCAGATTCAGTCCAACATAAATACAAGCGAAATTATCCCAAATAACAAGTTTCCTTGTGTTATCGATCAAATGACTTTGCCTAATCCACTACCGAGTTTCCAAAGaaagtttttgttataatatcCTAGAACATATCAGATTGTTGATATGatgaaattgattttctttctcCGTGTGCTTCCAAAATGAccataattttaacaataaaactatatatatatatttttgatacataatttatatacacagatgagatattattatatgattggatgtttatttatcatatgatgacacatattttaaaatcatctaattacatgatgacatatcactgtgtacataaattatgtataaaaaataagtatacataacattgttccAATTTTAATAGGTGATTTATTATggatgtataaaaataataataataatctttttttataataatttattcattagATTCGCCATGGCAACtctaataaattcaatattctACACTTATATCGTCATAACTTATTTTATCTGCAAAGTGTAGGAGACATTTTACAAAACCGGTCACTGTATTAtccataaaacttaatttagtgaattatatatttatctaaactttattaaattaaaacgatgttattgTTTATCATGTTCAGAAAATTTTCTAAGTAGTGACTGGAattgaattgtatttttatgGTGGTGGATCAAGGCTAGTTTTCCTTTggttctttatcattttcagaatgtaaaattatttgtttattaatctTAAACTCAACTCtatcaaagatatatatatatatatatatatatatatatatattatgatgtgtgttgatgtgatacccttaggcgaatttCATATCGACAAAGTACGGGAGATGCtaggtctgtgtgtgctctgtctatgtatcccacattggttagtggtgggagaatttgattggttaaatagcttgtgagctccttaactattaagacgcgttttgagttgcaaagcccattagcaaacccatgatggactgtgtgtccaaagtggacaatatcttgacagtgggccgggttattggaccagggatattacaaatggtatcagaacaGCTCcacgtgtcctcttgaacgatggtgggacaaacctcagcgaggactctgagtcccgtaagggggggtgtatgtgatacccttagacgaatcccacatcaacaaagcacgggagatgttgggtctgtgtgtgctctgtctatgtatctcacattggttagtggtggaagaatttgattggttaaatagtctgtgagctccttaactatTAAG
Above is a genomic segment from Mangifera indica cultivar Alphonso chromosome 3, CATAS_Mindica_2.1, whole genome shotgun sequence containing:
- the LOC123210578 gene encoding F-box protein At2g27310-like — encoded protein: MARSVAPVESMASLSSDLFYDILRRLDGPTLATAACTCAAFCSISKEERLWENVCSSMWPSTNREDVKSLISSIGGFRKFYADCFPFIVNKEVTEYHWNRYLEYLEEWTEAEYYGDMDESENISPSDFVSIVDIRYKDKLVCSKVLWGIPNADGFNGWFYNCPFRIDLLTSDGEVTLSVSDGLPPVSSMEKERKDGKLWKELRDGLQLSWIVVNKKIKQAANLASWSPLGGQRHWPTDKDFVIRFGSILPAKEILPCQVVECILIMKFRVIHTEEEGVETTLKLTELSMQLEDMEGSHVNGRNSLLILKEALSCRRSKNYSEVVESCHLYSKVQNELKEEKMRNESRLDRLCILTGIAAFISLCYYIL
- the LOC123210118 gene encoding small nuclear ribonucleoprotein SmD1b isoform X2; its protein translation is MKLNNETVSIELKNGTIVHGTITGVDISMNTHLKTVKLTLKGKNPVTLDHLSVRGNNIRYYILPDSLNLETLLVEETPRVKPKKPTAGRPVGGRGRGRGRGRGRGRGGR
- the LOC123210118 gene encoding small nuclear ribonucleoprotein SmD1b isoform X1, coding for MKLVRFLMKLNNETVSIELKNGTIVHGTITGVDISMNTHLKTVKLTLKGKNPVTLDHLSVRGNNIRYYILPDSLNLETLLVEETPRVKPKKPTAGRPVGGRGRGRGRGRGRGRGGR